A DNA window from Tachysurus fulvidraco isolate hzauxx_2018 chromosome 4, HZAU_PFXX_2.0, whole genome shotgun sequence contains the following coding sequences:
- the LOC125141084 gene encoding uncharacterized protein LOC125141084 yields MKSKTKNSNFRSTVIDHVLAHGKKMREAGQRVQFNLSKFSVATIIRTFREENRVSMKQVYRVPFERNSERDKDLRYQYVQLKQGSIWRRRRRGWNRIGQRAIVEVSGHGGGNVTLCAAISNGTVLHRHATLGHITLTIFLHFFGMFCLNVSSRIISKQCILSMLWFGTISAFTVVSEYALELACDDRCGVLSSLDPAHERVPPPLPRKGQHCM; encoded by the exons ATGAAGAGCAAGACCAAGAATAGTAATTTCAGATCAACTGTGATAGACCATGTTCTTGCTCATGGAAAGAAAATGAGGGAAGCAGGACAAAGAGTACAATTCAATTTGTCCAAATTCTCTGTGGCCACCATAATCAGGACATTCAGAGAAGAGAACAg GGTAAGCATGAAGCAAGTGTACAGAGTACCCTTTGAGCGCAATTCAGAAAGGGACAAAGATCTCCGATATCAGTATGTGCAA tTGAAGCAGGGTTCAATCTGgcggaggagaaggagaggctGGAACAGAATTGGCCAACGTGCCATTGTGGAAGTCTCTGGTCACGGTGGTGGCAATGTCACCCTATGTGCAGCCATAAGCAATGGGACGGTTCTCCACCGTCATGCAACCCTGGGGCATATAACACTGACCATCTTCTTACATTTCTTCGGGATGTTTTGTTTGAACGTGAGCAGCAGGATCATCAGCAAGCAGTGCATCCTGTCTATGTTGTGGTTTGGGACAATATCAGCTTTCACTGTGGTGTCAGAATAC GCACTGGAATTGGCCTGTGATGACAGGTGTGGAGTGTTGTCAAGCCTGGATCCGGCACACGAGAGGGTTCCTCCCCCGTTGCCTAGAAAGGGACAACATTGCATGTGA